In Methanothrix sp., a genomic segment contains:
- a CDS encoding phosphoribosylformylglycinamidine synthase subunit PurS, translating into MLINLRVWLKIPDAEAATVKNTLVRRLGYGNVLGDVKKERIFSIQVDSGDPEELARAFARELVNENKESHKVLIDRLEFEEGYVPVKVALHIEDGEAIAIRERLRRRLGYQNVVDVKKATVWKLYFRLLKPEAEITAREIAEKLLINPHKDSYEIVM; encoded by the coding sequence ATGTTGATCAATCTGCGCGTCTGGCTGAAGATACCGGATGCAGAAGCAGCTACAGTAAAAAATACCCTTGTCCGGAGACTGGGTTACGGAAATGTTTTAGGGGATGTGAAAAAGGAGAGGATCTTCTCCATCCAGGTCGATTCCGGGGATCCTGAGGAGCTGGCCCGGGCCTTTGCCCGCGAGCTGGTCAATGAGAACAAGGAGAGCCATAAGGTCCTGATCGACAGGCTGGAGTTCGAGGAGGGCTATGTGCCGGTCAAGGTTGCCCTGCATATCGAGGATGGCGAAGCAATTGCCATCCGGGAGAGGCTGAGGAGGAGGCTGGGCTACCAGAATGTGGTGGATGTGAAGAAGGCGACTGTCTGGAAGCTGTATTTCCGGCTGCTGAAGCCCGAGGCAGAGATCACTGCGCGTGAGATTGCCGAGAAGCTCCTCATAAATCCGCATAAGGATAGCTATGAGATAGTGATGTGA